tcattgtttctgtccacacacacacacacacacacacacacacacacacacacacacacacacacacacacacacacacacacacacacacacacacacacacagagagagagacagttacCCTCTAGCCCTCCATCCTGTGTGAGGCTGTTCATGcgtaggcacacacacacacagagacacacaccccTCACCCAGTCCCTTCCTGCTGCTATTGTAACAcagttctcttttctgtctgCACTGCaactgtcacagctgcagccaGGGGAGGATGTGTGTTTGAGGGTGTGCCTCGCGTCTCTCTCCCATCACAAGCTGGTGTAGCGTGGTCGCAGGCTCGAGTCGGGTTGAGTTCcttgttttgcacatttggacAAATGGCTCCTTTTCAGTAGAGCCATACAAACATGGTGGACATGTACTCCAGGGTTTGGTCGAGTCACCGGGCCAAGCCGGGCCTGACCCTGCCGGTGGGTCCTCAGGTATGTGGCGACGCCGGCATCAAGGCAGCGTTTATTTCTACAGAGTAAAGTTTCACACTGTGTGGTCGGagtattttctgttgtgttgatgACAATCTCGCTTCCTGCTTTTGCCTAAACAGTCACATCTGCACTTGTTCCTAGAGCAGCGACAGCGCTGGCAGCTGTTGTTCAGACGATGTTCTTTtaccttgtttttgttttagtatTAAAGAACCATATTTTGGGGGGTTAAGGTCTGAATTTGAAAGATTTGTTTGTCGACAGTGAGAACTTCCGTCACTAACTGTGGATACGAGCGAGTCTTTCGATCCAAATAAGCTTTTTGAAATGCTTTTCATCCAGAAACCAGCAGAATGTCCTTTTGATTCCAGCCGTGTTTTATGTTATTGTGGCTTTCGGGCAGAAAACTGATATTTTTCACCTTTTCACTGCAGAGAAACTAAACGTGATACAAATATTCAGTTCCCACAACATTACTCTAGAAATACTATACATGTAACTTCTGTATTTACAACCATAACTAAAAACAATTATCAGGAAAATGTACTAAACATATCAAAAGTGAAAGTACTCTTGTATAGAACCGATTATTATTCTAAATCACAGTATTAGGTTGTTACTGATGCATCAGCATGTTAGCAGCACTTTATCTACAGCCATATATGGCATGTCACTGGTTTCTAGCCAAGGGTTCAGGCCCCTTACACAGTCATTTGTTGCTCAGATCTGTAAGGGATCTAAGGGATCACAAGCCAAAAAGGCTGAAAACTGGGTTCATCTCAAATCTTATAAGttaataatatatgtttttatgtaaagttTTGAAAATGAACTTGTAAGTtcagctgtcagataaatgtagtttaataaaagatacaaaatgttCTCCTGAAAAGCATTGGAGTAAAATAAAGTACCATTAAAAAGGTTCCTCAAATACTACAAACAGTTTGAGTCATGCAGTTGGACTGACTCAAATTGAAAGATACTCTAGTACTAGTAGTAATATTTCCTTGAAAGGGATGCCTATCTATATCACAGTGTTTATTGATATGTATCTGCTTGTTCATGAATACAGTGTGCCTAGTTTTCCTTTCATTGCCTGTGGTTGGTTTTAAAGGTTTGTTCCAGAGGACGGGGACATTCCAGCGTCGCTGGGTCAGAGATCAATGAAGCcgctctttcatttcctctctgtgtttctgtgcagcgtCGTTTGGAATCAATCTGTTTCGGGGTCAGTTGTCTGGTTATCTATATTGATCGGCTCAGGGTTAGATTGAGATCAATAATGAAGCAAAGTGATAACCATGAATAGATCAAAATCACACCACTGATAATGAAGAAATGCTCTCCTCacttttaagttttattctacTTTTATCTTCATCTTGGCCGAGTAAGAAGTATTCAGATCAttcacttattgtaagtcgctttggataaaagcgtcagctaaatgtaatgtaatactcAAGTAAAGAGCTGCACAAAACAATGTTGAATTTCTTCTATAACAAGTACAATTCCTATATTTACATGACATGGGGCCTATTGCCCTATGAAGACATTTCAATATATAACACATTGTCCAACAAGTGACAAATCTGCAAGAATAATGTACCAGTTTAATGGATCTAAAATGCTCCAGAAAAGAAGCCTGAGACAAGAAGGAACAAGGCAGAGCGGCAGACTAGACTTTTTTCTAGGGAAGCATGACTCAAAGGTTTTTCTTCGGAAATCACTTCGTCAGATATTGCTTTGTTTATCAGGAAAGACAACTTCCAGAGCTCAGTTGAATTTACCTGCGTGTGAGAAAACAGATTTCTGCAGGGAAAACAATACAATTTGTCACATGATTTGCAAAGTAAGAAGTAACTTCAACTCTCGTGCGGTAACAAGTACAATGTAGAACTATGATGCATAAAAGCTGCACTTAAGTAAAGAACACTAGACACTAAACACCTGTTTCTTCCTTATCGCTCTGTGCATTGATCACAGTGATGAACACGCAGCACAGACAGTCTCAGGTAAATAGCTGCGAGACCAGAGGCAGCTGCTGTACCGTCATGACTCTGAAGGAGAGAAGAGCAGAAAGATGActaagttttattctttttattccGAAAGTGGAACGATGACTGAGTTTTGgttagttttagtttggtcccgGGGTCATTCCAAGTGTAACTGTGACTCTCAGTCACACTGAGTCATTGCATCACAGTTTCAGGAGAGCTGCTGGGGACAGTGTCGGCCTTTCATCACACTCTGGTTCACTCTCACACTCTTGAAACAAACTAGTTGTCATCTTCGGACTTTATTTGCATGTAGGGCCGGGTCATGCGTCCagaaattatatcaagataaaaatgtccatatcaGCAAAAAAAATATCGATAAACATTGGggttttgttgtatttctatTGACTAAAATCATATTACAGTAGTTGTTATCGTTTTGTCGCCCAGCGAGTCGAAGCTTGTGGAGCTCTGGAGGTTTACAAGCTTCTGAAACCTAAATTGTAGTTCGTATTATATCATTGAGAAACTGAAATATTCCCTGATCGCTCTGGTGAATTTAACCAGTTTCTCTTGTGTTCTCTGAGGTTTGCTGGttaatcaaaacacacaactgatcaGCACATGTAAATCTGGGAGGACTCATCAGTACAGACAAACTCTGACATTGCTTCCACACAAGATAATTTAAgttttgtgtgtgcaggagaaATGAAGCGAGAATGACGCAACGATTACTACAACCATTGTGTGGAGAAACGGTTGTgtggtttgtgtattttttttttagctgtatGCTACTTCCTGAGGCCGGGGTGAAAGACGCGGAAGGCTGATTTGTAAAGAGCTATAGTGTGAGCAGTGAGCTGAAGCCGGCTTCTTCAGATACTTAGACACAGCTCGTGAAATTGTGGTTTACCAGTTCTTCAAGGTTTGTTCTAATGTGCgagaaacagttttttactGTGATAGTTTCTTTttcaagcacattgtgaacTTCAAAAAAGCtcatattgtcatatttattgttggtATTGTTAAAAAAAGACTGGCAGGAtaggggcacttcaggggccaatcagattggGGTCTAGTGCCCCCCTGCCCTGGGCCCTGGATGCACCCCTGGCTGTAGTCCTTGTTTTCTAGAACCAGCTGTGGATGTATTTGAGTTTCTAAATCTTCATATTTCTTTCCATAGGTGGAGAATGAAAGCCTCCGGTCAGCCGTCTACGTCAACGTAGCACAGCTTCGCCAGAGCATCTCTGAGTCTCCCCCCTCGGCTCCCTCGTCCTACTCTCCTTCCTACCTTGACCCAGAGGGGTGGGAGGTGCATGTTGACCAGGAGAGTGGACAGGAGTACTACTACCACCCGTCCACGGGGCAAACCACCTGGGACAATCCCTTTCTAGACTCCCCCACGGACCCCGAGCGTCTCCCTGCCGAGGACCCTTGCTCCCCGTCGCCTCCTCAGTCACCTGCCCGCTCTctgtccacctcctccccccctgTGTGGACCTCAGACTGGGAGCAGTTGGTGGATGAGACCAGTGGTCGCCCCTACTTCTACAACGCGATGTCTGGGGAGACGTCCTGGGAGCCTCCGGAGCTGCTGAGCCCGTATCCGCCGATGATGGAGCCGATGAGCGTGCACAGGTTTCACGAGGCGGGGCCGGTAAGGACGGGCTGGCTGCTCCACTTagcctctctccgtctcctgtTTTAGCTTCACCCAGGGGAAAGCTGCAAATACAGTCTgcttttaataaaatgaaatctcCTGCACCCACATCGCAGACAGGACTCATTTTCATCAGGATAGCGAACAGCTCCCGTGTGCTAGTAGTCTCCAGTATTACTTTAAAAGAACGGAAATATCTGTCCTCATTTTGAAGTAATTCAAGAGACTGAGTGTTTTAGGATTTCAGGGGCTGTcgagaaaagtaaaaatgttccACTGCACATCCTAATATTTCATTATTCCAATGATTTCTCACATTTTCTTCTCTGaccccttttctcctccttgaTGACGTGTTTCGAGCTTGAGCTACTTGGAGGCCATGAAGAAAATACTGTGACTTATATATCAATGTCATGGAAAAGTCCTTGAGCTCTGCATCAGGGCCACAGGAGGAAATTATTCAGCCGACATTATTCAACACAAAGACTGAAGTAGGACAAAGATCAGTGTGTCGGTATCTCTTCAGTTCTGCGGTTACGCCCAGTCTGAAGGTCACGACTCCCCAGGGatgattaaacaaataattcaaTCAGATTTGTGGGAATTAGCTTTTCGATTCCCACGAGAgatttgatttcattaaaaaaaatcatgttaaTTGGTGAGCTTTTGATGTTCCGTTGAGTACAATCGTTCATATTTCATCGTACAAGAGTGGTGTGCAATTCTTCATCTCACTCTCAATTATCAAGACAGAAAAGATCAAGATAAAAAACCTGTGAGTTTTCCATCTTCCAAGAAAGGTGTGAACGGTGtcacaagagaaaaacaaaccataaaaccaATGAGCTGATATAGTTTTTGACTTTCctttcacgtgtgtgtgttttaattatcGTTATTGTCGTGTTTGCGTCCCGCAGCCTCCTCTGCCTGCGGAGGACTACCCCCCGGAGGATTACCCATCAGCTGCTGAACAAACAGAGGTCTACGAGGAGCTCCTTGCCGCGGGACCTCCCACCCTCCCTAAAGAGTACACCCTCAGCCACGTGAGCCGGACCATCATCCCCAGGGCCAACCTGGACCGCAGCACCTCGAGTGGCTGGAACCTCAACGTGGATCCCACTGGGACCTGGGTGTTCACCAGTGACCTGTCTCCAGATCAGGTGTGTCCGAGTGTTGGATAACATGAATGAGTTCCTGTaggtttttctaaattaaaaggATGACGTTGAAATACTAACAAATGTTGACCTAAGTATCTTTATGTTCTGAGCTATAGTTGATTTCcgtcattttcatttcaaggcagtaaaatacttttctttctttgaaaaCATTAGTGAACATAACTGAACCATTTCTAACTAAGAAACATATGTTATGCAACAGTGGATCAAGTCTGTGGACGAGCGAGGGCAGACGTACTACTACCTGAGAGACGGCTCCAGGTCCCAGTGGAACCTGCCTGAGGTAAAGATCGTCTGCAGAAAACAGTCGGAGCTGgaattttaatacaattttaatttgATATACTTTCTTTTTTGCTGGATTCACGGTTTTTAGCCTCGAGGccaatgaaaaacactttgttcatAATGTAAAGTAGATTAAACTTGGCAAACTTAGGCAAGTATACATACATTTATCaaacagttttaatttaatttatttggtttgaataaaatgttttgtttgtgttcattcaaatatttatattttatacatatctCTACTGTTGTATTTTTGGAGAatattatttggaaaaatgGGTGTTTCTTTACCCTTGTCTGGTTAAAAGTAAATCTTTAAGTTTTgaattgtttgtatttgaacTAAACTAACAGAGTTCTGGTCCCTCCAGGCCCCTGTAGCTCCTGGTCACCCTCGGGTGGAGAACGGCGTCGAGGTGGAAAACGTGTCGGTCATTAAAAACTGGAGACACACCATGGGAcctgctcagctcagctcagctcaggaAGAAGTggtacattaacacacacacacacacacacacactttcaaaccTGCATGTACCTGCACAGGCTGCATCACACATCCAGGGTGTGTCAGCCGGCTTACGCACTAAGTACTGAGGGAGAGTCTCTGTTTATCCAGCGATGCTCCGAGGTTTTTAACCCTTATTTAGCAAGTCAAATCAAGTGTGGTCTGCTCCTATTTACAGTATGAGCTCCAGGACAGAgtggggagggaggagtggCTGCATGTGTACACAAACACCTGAGAGTAGCTGGATACAAACAAGGGCTTGTTCCTATTTTAGCAACACACCAGTGACAGCCAGGGGCTCGATTCCTCACACAAGGACACAGCAGTGGTAGAATTTAAGGTCACggctgctgtttatttccctgcacagctttaaaagaaatatgttCCGATCCCTTCATATTGTGTGCAGCTGTGTCTTTAATCTTGAATTTAGCGGAAGCCTCCACTCTTCTGGGAGCGTTTTCCACCAGAGCTGCAGGGACTTGTTCCCATTCAGCCACGAGAGCATTAGTGAGGAGGAATAATGATGCCGCGCAATTAGGTCTGCCTCAGTTGGCCGTTAAACTGGATGTGGTTGTGGTCAGAACTTGTTCACACCTAACGTGCAAATAACTGCTAACACTAAACTGCTGCCCCcatcgactgtatataaagatggagagcgcgtctccacttcctcccaggaagtgatgaaaacaaatttaacaaagaaaattaGTTTGATGTGTGGTTTGACTTTTTAgcttgacccatgtcccatccactaacatggaggaggcattacattttttacccacactgcagccagccacaagggggcgataacgacgatttggcttcactttttgggagctgtcacgtcgtaCAAGCTACGAATAACAATCGCAGACAAAATATATGCGTAAtgtacaaatatacatttttatcttcATTCAGACACTGAAAACCCTACAtagaattaaatatatatttaattatacatAAAAAAGGTCTACATTAATCTAATTTGACGTTTTCTTGGACATCTTCAGCTACTTTTCCCTCAAAGGAACATAAATCCTATTTGGAATAACTTTTAACACATCTCCCTTATCATCGCTATATCGTTTTCAATGTTCTGGTCTGATTTTCTTTATGAATCTGtcactgttctctctctctctctctctctctctctcgttcagAGATTCGTGCCGACTCACAGGAGGAACACGTCCGACTACAGCAGCGACAGCTCCAGTACAGGGAACTCTCCAGAGACGCAGCATAACGTGAGTGCCGCCCGTGTCCCACCAGTCTGACCCAGTCTGCTGACACTCATTCTGCTCTAGATGAACCAGATGGAAAAATAACGGTGTTGTGTATATCTCTCCTCTTAAGGCTTTTGGGTTTAGACCCTGGAGAAGCCCTTATTATCTGACCTCCAGGTGGCTGCGCTATAACGTGGGTGGTTAGTTTGAGTGTTCACCTGAGTCTGATCCATAGATAACACTGTCTATCTATGACCAGGCAAAAGGCGACTGTACATCACCCAGGCAGCTTTTGTTGTACTCGTGTCTCATTCCCTGcgtcaaatacatttaaatcaccGTGTCTTCCATATAATGATGAACTTCCCCTGCTGGGATTGTGCTGTTTCtcctttttactttgaaagtccCTCCGTGTTTTCTTGCTGAGCAGCAGCGgatggaaaatattaaaattcggcttattttattcaaaaaataCTGTAACATTGGAGAATGCTCACTTGATTTGTGAAATGCAAAACCGTCAGAGGCATAGTTTCAGATCCATTTCTGAATGCAGAAGAAagagtttttttctccttgtgaCTTAAGGAAGAGTGCAAGCTTGTGTTTTATGAGTTTTGAATTCTTAACTCTTGATCCAGTCACAGTCGGATCTCCACAGCTTTGATGGACAAAAGTACTTTCATAcagtagtttattttgagtcaGTCCCGCTCACTGTGTCCTGCTGTAGGAAACAATCAATAAAGTACCAGAGGAACTCTAACCAGGAAGTAGGAACCTTTGCAGGAACGTTTCCATCACATCACCAGGATCTAATTTAAGTTCTGGGGAATTTTTTTTACCGCAAATAAGCACCTGCTCATGGGAAGTGTACTTTCTGAAAGTAAGAGCGTCTGTGAGGTGAGGCTTGCAGCGCTAAATATACCTGACTAGTTTATTTCAGCCtccgtttaaaaaaaacaacctgtagATGCGAATATagatttattaaatatatatatatattctttgcTTAGATACTGTGCTGAACATTTACTCCTGTTTGAATTCATGTAAAAAGTGCAGTacacagctgtgtgtgaagTTCTAAAAGTGAAACCTACCAAAAAAAGATTAAAGggaaactaaatgtttttttataaacatgagTAAACAAGAAGTATCgagagataaacaaacagatggtTAGTTAGATAGTTTGGGTGTTTTCATGAGATTTGTTGATGATAATGGAATAACATTAGGTTTATATTTTAAGCCTTATACTTTAAACATGAATTGACAAGACTAGacttattttttatcataattCTCCAAATGTGCCTCTTGATGAGAATGACATTGAACACAATCTGTCTGCATTGTCTTTATTTGATGAAGCTTTGTTTGTCCCTCATTCAGCATCAGCATGTAATTTGTGTTTACGTTTAAGCCGAATAATTACGTATAATCCAgaaggtttttttaaatgttgtttttatttcacattttcaggTGCAGAACTTAGAAAAAGCCGGAAttctcaacaaaacaaaagtgtctGAGAACGGCAAGAAAGTCaggtaaatgaaaaaaactctTTGTGAGATTATGACGTTCTCACGTTTCAGCTTTTGAGTTTGACTGTGTTTGGAGTCATGTGTCATTtgccccccgcccccccaaGAGCTCCCCATGGCTTTGTTCTGAGTTGCTCATGCGTCTTTTCCCCTTTTACAGGAAAAACTGGGGCCAGACGTGGACGGTTCTCCACGGAGGAGTGCTGACGTTCCACAAAGACCCAAAGTCTGCAGTGACGGGGGCCTCGGTACGATATTAATAAGAAACTCTGACATCTGAATGTTCCTGCTCATGTTACGTTCAGAATGAGTCACTGAcgctttattttgaagtttcaatacattttatttacaagtCATGTTTCAAACCTGAGAGAGTAAAGGAAACGATAAGCGGCAGCATGATGCAGGTTGTTTGTGGCACCTCTGTGAGGAGTGACTTAGCAGACAACCCTCAGGTCGTCAGCTGA
This is a stretch of genomic DNA from Hippoglossus stenolepis isolate QCI-W04-F060 chromosome 21, HSTE1.2, whole genome shotgun sequence. It encodes these proteins:
- the arhgap27 gene encoding rho GTPase-activating protein 15 isoform X2; translated protein: MVDMYSRVWSSHRAKPGLTLPVGPQVENESLRSAVYVNVAQLRQSISESPPSAPSSYSPSYLDPEGWEVHVDQESGQEYYYHPSTGQTTWDNPFLDSPTDPERLPAEDPCSPSPPQSPARSLSTSSPPVWTSDWEQLVDETSGRPYFYNAMSGETSWEPPELLSPYPPMMEPMSVHRFHEAGPPPLPAEDYPPEDYPSAAEQTEVYEELLAAGPPTLPKEYTLSHVSRTIIPRANLDRSTSSGWNLNVDPTGTWVFTSDLSPDQWIKSVDERGQTYYYLRDGSRSQWNLPEAPVAPGHPRVENGVEVENVSVIKNWRHTMGPAQLSSAQEEVRFVPTHRRNTSDYSSDSSSTGNSPETQHNVQNLEKAGILNKTKVSENGKKVRKNWGQTWTVLHGGVLTFHKDPKSAVTGASSKTNQIVPEVTVDLRGATIGWASKDKSSKKNVLELKGKNGVEFLVQYDTESIINDWHKVLMDTIRQLEYQDHHSEEEDENLYEKITERDDKSSSAGLDKRRPSKPSVTHSSSSAGESDQKRVRTKLMKFLLKRPTLQSVKEKGYIRDNVFGCHLSTLCAQERTTVPSFVERCIRAVEKRGLEIDGLYRVSGNLAVIQKLRFKADHEELDLEDGQWEDVHVITGALKLFFRELPEPLFPFSHFENFITAIRIPDHNAKVSCMRDLVKSLPLPNHDTMEMLFGHLRRVIQFWEENRMSVQNVAIVFGPTLLRPEMEASNIAIHMVFQNQIVEFVLNEYERIFHSS